One Actinomyces marmotae DNA window includes the following coding sequences:
- a CDS encoding HPr family phosphocarrier protein: MAQVTATIASKVGLHARPAATFVKAVAETGVPVTIAKEGGAPVDASSILGVMTLGAGFGDVVTLASDADGADSALAELKALLETDLDA; encoded by the coding sequence ATGGCTCAGGTCACCGCCACTATCGCCTCCAAGGTCGGTCTTCACGCCCGTCCCGCCGCCACCTTCGTCAAGGCCGTCGCCGAGACGGGTGTCCCCGTCACCATCGCCAAGGAGGGCGGTGCGCCGGTCGACGCCTCTTCCATTCTCGGCGTGATGACCCTTGGCGCCGGTTTCGGCGACGTCGTCACCCTGGCCTCGGACGCCGACGGCGCTGACTCCGCCCTGGCCGAGCTCAAGGCCCTGCTCGAGACCGACCTCGACGCCTGA
- the pta gene encoding phosphate acetyltransferase — protein MARSIYIASPNAGTGKSTVALGLVNVLAKVVAKVGVFRPFVDSRAEHPFLDLLLTHSGSSMPAEQCIGATWDEFHADPEGALPRIVDAYRAVAREHDVVIIDGSDFTDVAGNPELSFNARVAANIGAPMLLVVSGAGAPEDVRASVEVSMAEISDNLARTAAVLANRCPEASRQAIAEALGGIEGVTASTLPEVPLLSAPSVGEILGAVDGTLISGDPALLGREAESVLIGAMDVSHLLDHLKEGQLVIVPADRSAVLISLAAAQASSTFPTLSGLVLNGGFDVAPHALNIVKGLGLTLPIITSPLDTYAAASAAGSVKGYLATASKHKLDVAITAFEQEADIASLMAALEVEPSDVVTPIMFQAELVEHAKARTTTIVLPEPDDDRVLEAADAILRRGIAAIVLLGDETTVRSRAAELGLDISGARVISPSDPELLEKYAAEFARLRAKKGVTLEQAREKVQDVSYFGTMMVHMGDADGMVSGAAHTTAHTIVPSFQIIKTKPGTSIVSSVFLMLLEDRVLVYGDCAVNPEPTAEQLADIAISSAQTARQFGVEPRVAMLSFSTGTSGQGADVDKVREATELVRAKAPELAVEGPIQYDAAIDPTVAAKKAPGSAVAGKATVFIFPDLSSGNIGYKAVQRSSGAVAVGPVLQGLNKPVNDLSRGALVEDIINTVAITAVQAQG, from the coding sequence GTGGCGCGCAGCATCTACATCGCATCCCCCAACGCAGGAACCGGCAAGTCGACTGTGGCCCTCGGCCTGGTCAACGTGCTTGCCAAGGTCGTCGCCAAAGTCGGCGTCTTCCGCCCCTTCGTGGACTCGCGCGCCGAGCACCCCTTCCTCGATCTCCTCCTGACCCACTCCGGCTCCTCGATGCCCGCCGAGCAGTGCATCGGCGCCACCTGGGACGAGTTCCACGCCGACCCCGAGGGGGCGCTGCCCCGGATCGTCGACGCCTACCGCGCCGTCGCCCGCGAGCACGACGTCGTCATCATCGACGGCTCCGACTTCACCGACGTCGCGGGCAACCCGGAGCTGTCCTTCAACGCGCGCGTCGCCGCCAACATCGGCGCCCCCATGCTCCTGGTCGTCTCCGGCGCCGGGGCCCCCGAGGATGTTCGGGCCAGCGTCGAGGTCTCCATGGCGGAGATCTCCGACAACCTCGCGCGCACCGCCGCCGTCCTGGCCAACCGCTGCCCCGAGGCCTCCCGCCAGGCGATCGCCGAGGCCCTGGGCGGCATCGAGGGCGTCACCGCCTCCACCCTCCCCGAGGTGCCCCTCCTGTCCGCCCCGTCGGTCGGGGAGATCCTGGGCGCGGTGGACGGCACCCTCATCTCCGGGGATCCCGCCCTGCTGGGGCGCGAGGCGGAGTCCGTCCTCATCGGGGCCATGGACGTCTCCCACCTCCTGGACCACCTCAAGGAGGGCCAGCTCGTCATCGTGCCGGCCGACCGCTCGGCCGTGCTCATCTCCCTGGCGGCCGCCCAGGCCTCCTCCACCTTCCCCACGCTGTCGGGCCTCGTGCTCAACGGCGGCTTCGACGTCGCCCCGCACGCCCTGAACATCGTCAAGGGCCTCGGGCTGACCCTGCCGATCATCACCTCGCCCTTGGACACCTACGCCGCCGCCTCAGCGGCCGGCTCGGTCAAGGGCTACCTGGCCACCGCCTCGAAGCACAAGTTGGACGTGGCCATCACCGCCTTCGAACAGGAGGCCGACATCGCCTCCCTCATGGCGGCCCTCGAGGTCGAGCCCTCCGACGTCGTCACCCCCATCATGTTCCAGGCCGAACTGGTGGAGCACGCCAAGGCCCGCACCACGACGATCGTCCTGCCCGAGCCCGACGACGACCGCGTCCTGGAGGCCGCCGACGCCATCCTGCGCCGGGGCATCGCCGCCATCGTCCTGCTCGGCGATGAGACCACGGTCCGCTCGCGCGCCGCCGAGCTCGGCCTGGACATCTCCGGGGCGCGCGTCATCTCGCCCTCGGACCCCGAGCTGCTGGAGAAGTACGCCGCCGAGTTCGCCCGCCTGCGCGCCAAGAAGGGCGTCACCCTGGAGCAGGCCCGGGAGAAGGTGCAGGACGTCTCCTACTTCGGCACCATGATGGTCCACATGGGGGACGCCGACGGCATGGTCTCCGGCGCCGCCCACACCACCGCCCACACGATCGTCCCCTCCTTCCAGATCATCAAGACCAAGCCGGGGACCTCCATCGTCTCCTCGGTCTTCCTCATGCTGCTGGAGGACCGCGTGCTCGTCTACGGCGACTGCGCCGTCAACCCCGAGCCCACCGCCGAGCAGCTCGCCGACATCGCCATCTCCAGCGCGCAGACGGCCCGCCAGTTCGGCGTTGAGCCGCGCGTGGCGATGCTGTCCTTCTCCACCGGGACCTCCGGCCAGGGCGCGGACGTGGACAAGGTCCGCGAGGCCACCGAACTGGTGCGCGCCAAGGCGCCCGAACTCGCCGTCGAGGGCCCCATCCAGTACGACGCCGCCATCGACCCGACTGTCGCGGCGAAGAAGGCCCCTGGTTCGGCGGTGGCCGGCAAGGCCACGGTCTTCATCTTCCCGGACCTGTCCAGCGGCAACATCGGCTACAAGGCCGTGCAGCGCTCATCGGGCGCCGTCGCCGTCGGCCCGGTCCTCCAGGGCCTCAACAAGCCCGTCAACGACCTGTCCCGCGGGGCGCTGGTCGAGGACATCATCAACACCGTGGCCATCACCGCGGTCCAGGCCCAGGGCTGA
- a CDS encoding acetate/propionate family kinase: MTTRTVLVINSGSSSIKYQLVDPDSGASLASGLVERIGEPEGAIKHKHGEDVTELIGPVADHGAGLTEVLRLFDEKGPTLAEANIVAVGHRVVQGGKHFSGPALIDDEVVATIERLVPLGPLHNPAHLKGIEVGRELLSEVPHVAVFDTAFFQDLPEEAARYALNREVADAYEIRRYGAHGTSHQYVSGVVTDMLGRDDLKQVVLHLGNGASASAVVAGHAKDTSMGLTPLEGLVMGGRTGDIDPAAVFHLARVAGKSVDEIDHLFNRESGMKGLVGDNDMRAVRARINAGEPQAREAMDIYLHRLVKYVGAYTAVMGGLEALTFTAGIGENDANLRAELCERLAHMGIKIDGEANALRSDEARIISTPESTVTVLVVPTNEELAIARQAMTLVQG, from the coding sequence ATGACCACCCGAACCGTCCTCGTCATCAACTCCGGCTCCTCCTCCATCAAGTACCAGCTCGTCGACCCGGACTCCGGGGCCTCCCTGGCCTCCGGCCTCGTCGAGCGCATCGGCGAGCCCGAGGGCGCCATCAAGCACAAGCACGGCGAGGACGTCACCGAGCTGATCGGGCCCGTGGCCGATCACGGCGCCGGCCTGACCGAGGTGCTGCGCCTCTTCGATGAGAAGGGCCCCACGCTCGCCGAGGCGAACATCGTGGCCGTGGGTCACCGCGTCGTCCAGGGCGGCAAGCACTTCTCCGGCCCGGCGCTCATCGACGACGAGGTCGTGGCCACCATCGAGAGGCTCGTGCCGCTCGGCCCCCTGCACAACCCCGCCCACCTCAAGGGCATCGAGGTGGGCCGCGAGCTCCTCTCCGAGGTTCCGCACGTCGCCGTCTTCGACACCGCGTTCTTCCAGGACCTGCCCGAGGAGGCCGCCCGCTACGCCCTCAACCGGGAGGTCGCCGACGCCTACGAGATCCGCCGCTACGGCGCCCATGGCACCTCCCACCAGTACGTCTCCGGCGTCGTCACCGACATGCTGGGCCGCGACGACCTCAAGCAGGTGGTCCTCCACCTGGGCAACGGGGCCTCCGCCTCCGCCGTCGTGGCCGGGCACGCCAAGGACACCTCCATGGGCCTGACCCCGCTGGAGGGCCTCGTTATGGGCGGGCGCACCGGGGACATCGACCCCGCCGCCGTCTTCCACCTGGCCCGCGTGGCCGGCAAGAGCGTGGACGAGATCGATCACCTCTTCAACCGCGAGTCCGGCATGAAGGGCCTGGTCGGGGACAACGACATGCGCGCCGTCCGGGCCCGCATCAACGCCGGGGAGCCTCAGGCCCGCGAGGCCATGGACATCTACCTGCACCGCCTGGTCAAGTACGTCGGCGCCTACACCGCCGTCATGGGCGGCCTTGAGGCCCTCACCTTCACCGCGGGCATCGGCGAGAACGACGCCAACCTCCGCGCCGAGCTCTGTGAGCGCCTGGCCCACATGGGAATCAAGATCGACGGCGAGGCGAACGCCCTCCGCTCGGATGAGGCGCGTATCATCTCAACTCCGGAATCCACTGTCACCGTACTCGTGGTTCCCACCAACGAGGAGCTCGCGATCGCGCGCCAAGCGATGACCCTGGTTCAAGGCTGA
- a CDS encoding LacI family DNA-binding transcriptional regulator: protein MSPHAATQSDIALAAGVSRSLVSLALAGSPKVARHTRERIEEVARDMGYRVNVAASSLARQSSSIIGLVLPNLRNAFFERMARCLNEAASQRGMTLFVTVGSEDPVALHRAIDSLLGVRVAGIAMVSPWLPGQDVVAVGEEVATCVIGRRSPGGRIDAVHIDERAAAGLVVAHLRERGASSLAYVRPRTGEATSRLEREAALADAAREAGLPLAVYGCADEAGPAVRAAESTHPEPLGLVMHNDVLAIDAVAALRTARRGQDAPVLIASYDNTYLAQREEFSLTSVNQPEAVMAARAIELICQRAGLGAQAPLADDEPARSVVLTPTLAIRSSSAR, encoded by the coding sequence ATGAGCCCGCACGCCGCCACGCAGAGCGATATCGCGCTGGCCGCGGGCGTCTCTCGCTCGCTGGTCTCCCTGGCCCTCGCCGGATCGCCGAAGGTGGCCCGCCACACGCGCGAGCGCATCGAGGAGGTGGCCCGGGACATGGGCTACCGCGTCAACGTGGCGGCCTCCTCGCTGGCGCGGCAGAGTTCGTCGATCATCGGGCTGGTGCTGCCCAACCTGCGCAACGCCTTCTTCGAGCGCATGGCCAGATGCCTCAACGAGGCGGCCTCCCAGCGGGGCATGACGCTGTTCGTCACCGTGGGCTCGGAGGACCCCGTGGCGCTCCACCGGGCGATCGACTCCCTCCTGGGCGTGCGGGTGGCGGGGATCGCGATGGTCTCGCCGTGGCTGCCTGGCCAGGATGTGGTGGCCGTGGGCGAGGAGGTCGCCACCTGCGTCATCGGGCGAAGGAGCCCCGGCGGCAGGATCGACGCCGTGCACATCGATGAGCGGGCGGCGGCCGGGCTCGTCGTGGCCCACCTGCGCGAGCGGGGGGCGTCGTCCCTCGCCTACGTGCGCCCCCGGACGGGCGAGGCGACCTCCCGCCTTGAGAGGGAGGCCGCCCTGGCCGACGCCGCGCGGGAGGCAGGCCTGCCACTGGCCGTCTACGGCTGCGCCGACGAGGCGGGGCCCGCCGTGCGGGCCGCCGAGAGCACGCATCCCGAGCCACTGGGCCTGGTCATGCACAACGACGTCCTGGCGATCGACGCCGTCGCCGCCCTGCGCACCGCGCGGCGCGGCCAGGACGCCCCCGTACTCATCGCCTCCTACGACAACACCTACCTGGCCCAGCGTGAGGAGTTCTCACTGACGAGCGTCAACCAGCCCGAGGCCGTCATGGCGGCTCGGGCCATTGAACTCATCTGCCAGCGGGCGGGACTGGGGGCCCAGGCCCCCCTGGCCGACGACGAGCCGGCGCGCAGCGTCGTCCTGACCCCCACCCTCGCCATCCGCTCCTCCTCGGCGCGCTAG
- a CDS encoding sugar phosphate isomerase/epimerase family protein, with protein sequence MALNYGAYTACLSDRPLTAALDVLKEAGLTGAEVNVGGFIPSPHCPVDALLASKAAREDYLGIFAERGMRLSGLNTSGNPTSPLPNEGLKHAEDIRNAIRLAGALGVREIVTMSGTPGTDATAKYPTWVVNPWNGIDMEILDYQWGVVVPFFKEIDALARDNDVQVCLELHPRNLVFNVPSFERLIEETGATNIKVNMDPSHLFWQQMDPIAATKRLGELVGHVHAKDTKIFPGAAYRGVLDTDFGHVAADAEGRVPVAYGYWCNAWPQDPAWRFVALGLGHDTDYWAEFLRAIEQVDPEMNVNIEHEDAEYGNVEGLRLSATNLLAAAAKL encoded by the coding sequence ATGGCACTCAACTACGGCGCCTACACCGCCTGCCTGTCCGACCGCCCCCTGACCGCCGCCCTCGATGTCCTCAAGGAGGCGGGGCTCACCGGCGCGGAGGTCAACGTCGGGGGCTTCATTCCCTCGCCCCACTGCCCCGTGGACGCCCTTCTCGCCTCGAAGGCCGCCCGGGAGGACTACCTCGGGATCTTCGCCGAGCGCGGCATGAGGCTCTCGGGCCTCAACACCTCCGGCAACCCCACCTCACCGCTGCCCAACGAGGGCCTCAAGCACGCCGAGGACATCCGCAACGCCATCCGCCTGGCCGGGGCGCTGGGCGTGAGGGAGATCGTCACGATGTCCGGCACGCCGGGCACCGACGCCACCGCCAAGTACCCCACCTGGGTGGTCAACCCCTGGAACGGCATCGACATGGAGATCCTGGACTACCAGTGGGGCGTCGTCGTGCCCTTCTTCAAGGAGATCGACGCCCTGGCCCGGGACAACGACGTGCAGGTCTGCCTGGAGCTCCACCCGCGCAACCTCGTGTTCAACGTGCCCTCCTTCGAGAGGCTCATCGAGGAGACTGGGGCCACCAACATCAAGGTGAACATGGACCCCTCGCACCTCTTCTGGCAGCAGATGGACCCCATCGCGGCCACCAAGCGCCTGGGCGAACTCGTCGGGCACGTCCACGCCAAGGACACCAAGATCTTCCCCGGCGCCGCCTACCGCGGCGTGCTCGACACCGACTTCGGCCACGTCGCCGCCGATGCCGAGGGCAGGGTCCCGGTCGCCTACGGCTACTGGTGCAACGCCTGGCCCCAGGACCCGGCCTGGCGCTTCGTCGCCCTCGGCCTGGGCCACGACACCGACTACTGGGCCGAGTTCCTGCGCGCCATCGAGCAGGTCGACCCGGAGATGAACGTCAACATCGAGCACGAGGACGCCGAGTACGGCAACGTGGAGGGCCTCAGGCTCTCCGCCACGAACCTCCTGGCGGCCGCTGCCAAGCTCTGA
- a CDS encoding ribonuclease H family protein encodes MTIIAAADGSALGNPGPAGWAWYVSDDCWAAGGWPESTNNRGELTAVLELLRATAAAGLAGEDLLIQADSQYVINSLTKWRHGWKRRGWRKADGKPVLNEDLMRALDKALAGRQVRFEWVRGHVGHPMNEAADTRARAAATAYQRGAAIPGGPGWPGAGSTARPTGAPGADGTPRAAAGASAAPTEAPTAVPGATAARRARLRAERGTLF; translated from the coding sequence ATGACGATCATCGCCGCCGCGGATGGCTCGGCCCTTGGCAACCCCGGACCCGCCGGCTGGGCGTGGTACGTGAGCGACGACTGCTGGGCCGCCGGCGGTTGGCCCGAGTCCACGAACAACCGGGGCGAGCTCACCGCCGTCCTCGAACTCCTGCGAGCGACCGCCGCCGCCGGGCTGGCCGGCGAGGACCTCCTCATCCAGGCGGACTCCCAGTACGTCATCAACTCCCTGACCAAGTGGCGCCACGGCTGGAAGAGGCGCGGCTGGCGCAAGGCCGACGGCAAGCCGGTCCTCAACGAGGACCTCATGCGCGCCCTTGACAAGGCCCTGGCCGGCCGGCAGGTGCGCTTCGAGTGGGTGCGGGGGCACGTGGGCCACCCCATGAATGAGGCCGCCGATACCCGCGCTCGCGCCGCCGCCACCGCCTACCAGCGAGGCGCGGCGATCCCCGGTGGGCCGGGCTGGCCCGGCGCCGGCTCGACCGCGCGGCCTACTGGCGCGCCCGGCGCCGATGGCACCCCCCGGGCGGCCGCCGGCGCCTCTGCGGCGCCCACCGAGGCGCCCACCGCGGTGCCCGGTGCCACGGCCGCCCGACGCGCCCGCTTGCGCGCCGAGCGCGGCACGCTCTTCTGA
- a CDS encoding exonuclease domain-containing protein, with protein sequence MSVKPAAWASGPLLGLDTETTGVDPTRERLVTAALVSRGRRAADGGRAQSVTTWLADPGVEIPAAAAAVHGITTERARAEGRAIEEVLTEVSDALVSAMGAGTPVVAFNASYDLTLLEAELARHGLATMRERLGRELGPILDPLVIDRAVDRFRRGKRRLGDMAAAYRVPVDEALHTAEVDVIATLDVLEAILAAHPEVAAIPAEELVAAQARYHRQWAESFNRWLARTSPGRPGAQTAWPLPDSPPA encoded by the coding sequence ATGAGCGTTAAACCTGCCGCATGGGCCAGCGGCCCCCTCCTTGGACTGGACACCGAGACCACGGGAGTCGATCCCACCCGCGAGCGCCTGGTCACCGCCGCCCTGGTCTCGCGCGGGCGGCGCGCGGCCGACGGTGGGCGGGCCCAGTCCGTCACCACGTGGCTCGCCGATCCCGGCGTGGAGATCCCGGCGGCGGCCGCCGCCGTCCACGGGATCACCACCGAGCGGGCCCGGGCGGAGGGGCGCGCTATTGAGGAGGTTCTCACCGAGGTCTCCGATGCCCTCGTGTCCGCCATGGGCGCGGGCACGCCCGTGGTCGCCTTCAACGCCTCCTATGACCTCACCCTCCTGGAGGCCGAACTCGCCCGCCATGGGCTGGCCACCATGCGCGAGCGCTTGGGCCGTGAGCTCGGGCCGATCCTCGATCCCCTGGTCATCGACAGGGCGGTTGACCGCTTCCGCCGGGGCAAGCGGCGCCTGGGGGACATGGCCGCCGCCTACCGCGTGCCGGTGGACGAGGCCCTGCACACGGCGGAGGTGGACGTCATCGCCACACTAGACGTCCTCGAGGCGATCCTCGCCGCTCATCCGGAGGTGGCGGCCATTCCCGCTGAGGAACTGGTGGCCGCGCAGGCGCGCTACCACCGGCAGTGGGCGGAGTCCTTCAACAGGTGGCTGGCGAGGACGAGCCCGGGCCGTCCGGGCGCGCAGACCGCCTGGCCGCTGCCGGACTCCCCACCGGCGTGA
- a CDS encoding GuaB3 family IMP dehydrogenase-related protein has protein sequence MSGEIEIGRSKRARQAYSFEDIALVPSRRTRDVRDVRVGWQLDAYHVDLPVMAAPMDSAMGPRTAIAVGSLGGIGTLDLEGLWTRYADPADAYARIRSAAPEEATRVLQDVYSRRVDHALIAERVAGLRASGAVVAGRLSPNHALEHWRAVVEAGVDLLIIRGSTVSAEHVSGAKEPLNLKRFIYELDVPVVVGGVTTYTAALHLMRTGAAGVLVGQGGGASSSIRQVLGLHMPMATAVADVAAARRDYMDESGGRYVHVIADGGVGNSGDVVKAIACGADAVMLGAALARAAEAPGDGYHWGSEAYHDRLPRGYRTHVGTVGTLEEILNGPSDRADGTLNIMGALRRTLAATGYGDVKELQRVQIVVAPYMPSVTDPTRDMPRRSKTDRL, from the coding sequence ATGAGCGGTGAGATCGAGATCGGGCGCTCCAAGCGCGCCCGCCAGGCCTACTCCTTCGAGGACATCGCCCTCGTCCCCTCCCGGCGCACCCGGGACGTCCGCGATGTTCGCGTCGGCTGGCAGCTGGACGCCTACCACGTCGACCTGCCCGTCATGGCCGCCCCCATGGACTCCGCGATGGGGCCCCGCACGGCGATCGCCGTCGGCAGCCTGGGAGGCATCGGCACCCTTGACCTGGAGGGCCTGTGGACCCGCTACGCGGACCCGGCTGACGCCTACGCGCGCATCCGCTCCGCCGCTCCCGAGGAGGCCACGCGCGTCTTGCAGGACGTGTACTCGCGGCGCGTGGACCACGCCCTCATCGCCGAGCGCGTCGCGGGGCTGCGGGCCTCCGGCGCCGTCGTCGCGGGCAGGCTCAGCCCCAACCACGCCCTCGAGCACTGGCGCGCCGTCGTCGAGGCCGGCGTGGACCTGCTCATCATCCGCGGCTCCACCGTCTCGGCCGAGCACGTCTCCGGCGCCAAGGAGCCGCTCAATCTCAAGCGCTTCATCTACGAACTCGACGTGCCCGTCGTCGTCGGCGGGGTGACCACCTACACGGCGGCCCTCCACCTCATGCGCACCGGGGCCGCCGGGGTCCTCGTGGGCCAGGGCGGCGGGGCGTCCTCATCCATCCGCCAGGTCCTCGGCCTCCACATGCCCATGGCCACCGCCGTCGCCGACGTCGCCGCCGCCAGGCGCGACTACATGGACGAGTCCGGGGGTCGCTACGTCCACGTCATCGCCGACGGCGGGGTCGGCAACTCCGGCGACGTCGTCAAGGCCATCGCCTGCGGGGCCGATGCCGTCATGCTCGGCGCGGCGCTCGCTCGGGCGGCCGAGGCGCCGGGCGACGGCTACCACTGGGGGTCGGAGGCCTACCACGACCGGCTCCCGCGCGGCTACCGCACGCATGTGGGCACCGTGGGGACCCTTGAGGAGATCCTCAACGGCCCCTCGGACCGCGCTGATGGCACGCTCAACATCATGGGCGCCCTGCGGCGCACCCTGGCCGCCACCGGCTATGGCGACGTCAAGGAGTTGCAGCGGGTCCAGATCGTCGTCGCCCCCTACATGCCATCCGTGACTGATCCCACGCGAGACATGCCGCGGAGGAGCAAAACGGATAGGCTGTGA
- a CDS encoding Gfo/Idh/MocA family protein has product MSASPASLSVAVIGAGMAGTTHANAWRQVGTVYDLGLPKVRLAAIADAYEPFAVDAAERYGYEKAVTDWRDIVDDPSIDIVSIVVGNALHREIAEALIKAGKHVLCEKPLADTLDAAKAMAQAEAAHPEVVTSTGFTYRRNAAVAEIKKLVATGHLGEINHINARYWCDYGCDPSTPMAWRYSGPMGSGALGDVGSHLIDTAETICGRLVSVSGGALLTAIKERPVAKGHVTRGTALDDSDAEMAPVTNDDVASFTGVFENGAVGTFSASRIAWGMPNAMMIDAHGSRGRASWDLARTGEIMVDDASAPAGLSGPRQVLVNPTFPYFERGSSMAFGGVGLTQIEQFTYQAHAFLQQVAGVTGEGALPPCATFADGYREMLIADAVARSAANGGAAVDVSAF; this is encoded by the coding sequence ATGAGCGCTTCACCCGCCTCGCTGTCCGTCGCCGTCATCGGCGCGGGCATGGCCGGCACCACCCACGCCAACGCGTGGCGCCAGGTCGGCACCGTCTACGACCTCGGCCTGCCCAAGGTCCGCCTGGCCGCCATCGCCGACGCCTACGAGCCCTTCGCCGTCGACGCCGCCGAGCGCTACGGCTACGAGAAGGCCGTCACCGACTGGCGCGACATCGTCGACGACCCCAGCATCGACATCGTGTCCATCGTGGTGGGCAACGCCCTGCACCGCGAGATCGCCGAGGCCCTCATCAAGGCCGGCAAGCACGTCCTGTGCGAGAAGCCCCTCGCCGACACCCTCGACGCCGCCAAGGCGATGGCCCAGGCCGAGGCCGCCCATCCCGAGGTCGTCACCTCCACCGGGTTCACCTACCGCCGCAACGCCGCCGTAGCCGAGATCAAGAAACTGGTCGCCACCGGGCACCTGGGCGAGATCAACCACATCAACGCCCGCTACTGGTGCGACTACGGATGCGACCCCTCCACCCCCATGGCCTGGCGCTACTCCGGCCCCATGGGCTCGGGTGCCCTGGGCGACGTCGGCTCCCACCTCATCGACACCGCGGAGACCATCTGCGGCCGCCTCGTGTCCGTCTCCGGCGGGGCCCTGCTCACCGCCATCAAGGAGCGCCCGGTGGCCAAGGGCCACGTCACCCGCGGCACCGCCCTGGACGACTCCGACGCTGAGATGGCCCCCGTGACCAATGATGACGTGGCCTCCTTCACCGGCGTCTTCGAGAACGGTGCCGTGGGGACCTTCTCGGCCTCGCGCATCGCCTGGGGCATGCCCAACGCCATGATGATCGACGCCCACGGCTCACGCGGCCGCGCCTCCTGGGACCTGGCCCGCACCGGCGAGATCATGGTCGATGACGCCTCGGCCCCCGCTGGGCTCTCCGGCCCGCGCCAGGTGCTGGTCAACCCCACCTTCCCCTACTTCGAGCGCGGCTCCTCCATGGCCTTCGGCGGGGTGGGTCTGACCCAGATCGAGCAGTTCACCTACCAGGCCCATGCCTTCCTCCAGCAGGTCGCCGGCGTCACCGGCGAGGGCGCCCTGCCGCCCTGCGCGACCTTCGCCGACGGCTACCGCGAGATGCTCATCGCCGACGCCGTCGCCCGCTCCGCCGCCAACGGCGGCGCCGCGGTGGACGTCTCAGCCTTCTGA
- a CDS encoding sulfite exporter TauE/SafE family protein, with amino-acid sequence MAAPAAALPDAVTLGPAPAWALLIVSALLVGLSKTALPGVTTIAVAMLAQVLPAKESTGVMLLLLLAGDLPAIWAYRRDADATMLKRLVPAVAFGVLIGALFLRVTSDALMRRVIGWALIILIVITLAQRGRGRRQGDPTPRATSAGVSPGDGTGSASRAGSSPIARMVHGALAGFSTMVANAGGPVTSLYFLACRYPVKAFLGTTAWFFFLVNLTKLPFSIALGIIHADALALVAVLIPAVLVGALAGRPLADRMPQRVFDPIVMALTVVAALPLVV; translated from the coding sequence ATGGCCGCGCCCGCCGCGGCCCTCCCCGACGCCGTCACCCTGGGGCCGGCGCCGGCCTGGGCCCTGCTCATCGTCAGCGCCCTGCTCGTGGGCCTGTCCAAGACCGCCCTGCCCGGAGTCACCACGATCGCCGTAGCCATGCTCGCCCAGGTGCTCCCCGCCAAGGAGTCCACGGGCGTCATGCTCCTGCTGCTCCTGGCCGGGGACCTTCCCGCCATCTGGGCCTATCGCCGCGACGCCGACGCCACCATGCTCAAGCGGCTCGTGCCGGCCGTCGCCTTCGGCGTGCTGATCGGCGCCCTGTTCCTGCGCGTGACCTCCGACGCCCTCATGCGCCGCGTCATCGGCTGGGCGCTCATCATCCTCATCGTCATCACCCTCGCCCAGCGCGGGCGCGGTCGGCGCCAAGGCGACCCCACGCCTCGGGCCACGAGCGCGGGAGTATCACCGGGGGACGGCACGGGCTCGGCCTCCCGGGCCGGCTCCTCGCCCATTGCCCGCATGGTTCACGGGGCGCTCGCGGGCTTCTCCACGATGGTGGCCAACGCGGGCGGGCCTGTCACGAGCCTGTACTTCCTGGCCTGCCGCTACCCGGTCAAGGCCTTCCTGGGCACGACCGCCTGGTTCTTCTTCCTGGTCAACCTCACCAAGCTCCCCTTCAGCATCGCCCTGGGGATCATCCATGCGGACGCCCTGGCGCTCGTGGCGGTCCTCATCCCGGCGGTGCTGGTGGGAGCCCTGGCCGGCAGGCCCCTGGCCGACCGCATGCCGCAGCGCGTTTTCGACCCCATCGTCATGGCCCTCACCGTCGTCGCGGCCCTCCCCCTCGTCGTCTGA